CGCGGCGAAGTTCGGCAAGCAGATCCGCTACGCCGACCGGCGCGGCATCCCCTTCGTGTGGTTCCCGGGGGCCGACGGCGCCGACGAGGTGAAGGACATCCGCTCCGGTGAGCAGGTCGGCGCCGACGCCGCCGCCTGGACGCCCCCCGCGGAGGACCTGTGGCCGCGGGTCGTTGCCGGCACGGCGCAGGGCTCGGCACCCGGCACTGCGCCGGATGCGCAGACGCCGGGCGCGCAAGCTCCGGGGGCGCGATGAGCCTGCCGTCGGGCACGGGCGCGGGCGCCCGCGTCGTCCTCTCCTCGCTCGACCACCTGCGTGAGGTGCTCGACGGCGTGGTGCTGCCTCTCGACGTCGCCAGCGCCGAGGAGGCCCGCACCGACCGCGCGGAGGTGCTAGACCAGCTCACCGACTACGTCATCCCGCGCTACGCCCAGCTGGAGGCGCCCCTGCTCGCCGTCGTCGGTGGCTCGACCGGGGCCGGAAAGTCCACCCTGGTCAACGCCCTGCTGCGGGATCGGGTCAGCGCGGCCTCGGCCATCCGGCCCACGACCCGCCGGCCCCTGCTCGTCCATCACCCCGACGACGCCAGTTGGTTCGGCGACGACCGCATCCTGCCCGGGCTCGCCCGGGTGACTCTCGCACCCGGTGCCGAGCCGCCCGTCACAGGCGACGGCGCGCACGGCGAGCTCGAGCTGCGCGCCAGCGCCGAGCTGCCCGCGGGGCTGGCCCTGCTCGATGCTCCCGACATCGACTCCGTCGTCGCGGAGAACCGGCAGCTGGCCAACCAGCTCCTCGCCGCGGCGGACCTGTGGGTCTTCGTCACCACCGCCGCCCGGTACGGCGACGCCATCCCGTGGGCTCTGCTGACCGAGGCCGCCGCCCGGCGCATCGTCATCGCCGTCGTCCTCGACCGGGTGCCGGCCGGCGTCAGCGCCGAGGTGCGCCAGGACCTCGCCGCCCGCCTCGACGAGGAGGGTTTGGGCCGCGCACCGCTCTTCGTCATCCCCGAGACCGCGTTCGACGCCGCCGGCCTGTTGCCCGCCGACGACGTCGCCGCCCTGCGAGGGTGGCTGCACGGGATCGCCGCCGACGCCGGCTCGCGTGCGTCCGTCGCCCGGCAGACCCTCGGCGGCGCCGTCGACGCGGCCCTCACCCGAGCCTCGCGCGTCGGTGACGGCGCCCGCGGCCAGGTCGGTGCCCTCGTCTCTCTCTCCGCGCAGGTGGACGACGCCTACGCCCAGGCGCACCAGCGGCTCATGGCCGCCACCGCGGACGGCGCCATGCTCCGCGGCGAGGTGCTCGCCCGCTGGCAGGAGTTCGTCGGCACCGGTGAGTTCTTCCGGTCGGTGGAGGCGCAGGTGGGCCGCCTCCGCGACCGGGTCACCAGCTTCTTCCGCGGCACGCCGGCCCCGGCCGAGCAGGTCGAGGTCGCGATCGAGACAGGGCTGCAGACCCTGCTGGTCGCCGAGGCGGCCCGGGCGGCCGCCGACGTCGACCACGCCTGGCGCCTCGAGCCCGGCGCCCGCGCCGTCCTGGCGCGGGCCACGGCCGCGCTGACCCCGGAGGACCAGCTCGTCGAGCAGGCCGCCGACCAGGTCCGGGGCTGGCAGGGCGACCTGCTCTCGATGGTCCGGGCGGAGGGCGCGGACAAGCGGTTCACCGCCCGCATGCTCTCCTTCGGCGTCAACGGCCTCGCGATCGCACTGATGGTGGTCATCTTCGCCTCGACCGCCGGGCTGACGGGCGCGGAGGTCGCCATCGCCGGCGGCACCGCCGTCGTCGCCCAGAAGCTCCTCGAGGCCGTCTTCGGCGACGACGCCGTCCGCAAGATGGCCAAGGCCGCCAGGACCGACCTGCACCGACGCGCGGGGGAGTTCCTCGCCGCGCAGGCCGACGCGTACCGCGGCGCGCTGCAGACCCTGGAGATCGACCCCGACGCCCCGGACCGGGTGGCCGCCGCGGTCACCGGTGTGCGGGCCGCGCGGCGGGCGGAGGCCGGTCTGTGAGCCCGCTGCGGCGCCGCCATGCCGATCTCACCGCGACTCTCCCGGACGATCTCCACCGGCTGCGGGACGCGCTCGACGCCGCCGAGGGGCACTTGCCGGCGACGGTCGTCGAGTCGGCCACCGCCTTGCTGGACCGTGCCGAGGAGCGGCAGAACCTGGCCGCCGGGCG
This window of the Georgenia yuyongxinii genome carries:
- a CDS encoding GTPase, encoding MSLPSGTGAGARVVLSSLDHLREVLDGVVLPLDVASAEEARTDRAEVLDQLTDYVIPRYAQLEAPLLAVVGGSTGAGKSTLVNALLRDRVSAASAIRPTTRRPLLVHHPDDASWFGDDRILPGLARVTLAPGAEPPVTGDGAHGELELRASAELPAGLALLDAPDIDSVVAENRQLANQLLAAADLWVFVTTAARYGDAIPWALLTEAAARRIVIAVVLDRVPAGVSAEVRQDLAARLDEEGLGRAPLFVIPETAFDAAGLLPADDVAALRGWLHGIAADAGSRASVARQTLGGAVDAALTRASRVGDGARGQVGALVSLSAQVDDAYAQAHQRLMAATADGAMLRGEVLARWQEFVGTGEFFRSVEAQVGRLRDRVTSFFRGTPAPAEQVEVAIETGLQTLLVAEAARAAADVDHAWRLEPGARAVLARATAALTPEDQLVEQAADQVRGWQGDLLSMVRAEGADKRFTARMLSFGVNGLAIALMVVIFASTAGLTGAEVAIAGGTAVVAQKLLEAVFGDDAVRKMAKAARTDLHRRAGEFLAAQADAYRGALQTLEIDPDAPDRVAAAVTGVRAARRAEAGL